From the Alloalcanivorax dieselolei B5 genome, one window contains:
- a CDS encoding response regulator transcription factor, whose translation MHDSVTSEDLERLAFRVSPAPQVITRQRAMLDFNEAFNALFGYSREQLLGQLILRLYPSMADFQAIGDRCLSWLQRNRSYSDERFMQHRSGEVFWARANGYTLTPESPFELMVWHFERIDNPIQATVKLTPRERQISAYIVNGLTCKEIGRKLGISHRTVEVHRGRLMKKLEAKNTAELVSKIIVLR comes from the coding sequence ATGCACGATTCCGTCACCAGCGAGGATCTGGAACGTCTGGCTTTCCGTGTTTCGCCGGCGCCCCAGGTGATTACCCGGCAGCGGGCCATGCTGGATTTCAATGAAGCGTTCAACGCTTTGTTCGGTTATTCCCGGGAGCAATTGCTGGGCCAGCTGATCCTGCGTCTGTACCCCTCCATGGCGGATTTCCAGGCCATCGGCGATCGCTGCCTGAGCTGGTTGCAGCGCAACCGCTCCTATTCCGATGAACGCTTCATGCAGCACCGTTCCGGCGAGGTGTTTTGGGCCCGCGCCAACGGCTACACGTTGACGCCGGAGTCGCCCTTCGAGCTGATGGTGTGGCACTTCGAACGCATCGATAACCCGATCCAGGCGACGGTGAAACTCACCCCCAGGGAACGGCAGATTTCCGCCTATATCGTCAACGGTCTCACCTGTAAGGAGATCGGGCGCAAGCTGGGTATTTCCCATCGCACGGTGGAAGTCCACCGTGGTCGTCTGATGAAGAAGCTGGAAGCGAAGAACACCGCTGAACTGGTATCGAAAATCATCGTTCTGAGATAA
- a CDS encoding class I adenylate-forming enzyme family protein — protein MNIANWLHDQARCHPQRPALFHGAEQVADYRTFADRAAAVGGLLRERHGVVPGDRVALFMKNGVDYLPLMYGIWWSGAVAVPVNAKLHAAEAAWIAGNAESKLVITDDGHTFQDRPLESGVELAAGDLVASGTPTARTQPPHPRRSDDLAWLFYTSGTTGRSKGVMLSHGNLVAMALCYPVDVEPVTGDDALLYAAPMSHGAGLYNFIFVRAGARHILPVSRGFDAAEVLDLARRLDRVSLFAAPTMVKRMVAEARRQGEHGEGLKSVVYGGAPMYTADIRDALSVLGPRFIQIYGQGESPMTITALDRRHIADHDAPDWERHLASVGRAQSCVDVQVVDAQMCPLPPGEPGEVVVRGLTVMAGYWRNEDASRDTLVDGWLRTGDIGFLDEQGFLTLTDRSKDVIISGGTNIYPREVEEVLAQHPAISEVSVIGEQDPEWGEIVVAFVVADDVQAEDLNQWFSQRMASFKKPKKYYFCDDLPKNSYGKILKTELRKRVESRVESGATASL, from the coding sequence ATGAATATCGCAAACTGGCTGCACGATCAGGCCCGCTGCCACCCGCAACGCCCGGCACTGTTTCACGGTGCCGAACAGGTGGCGGATTACCGCACCTTCGCCGACCGCGCCGCCGCTGTCGGCGGCCTGCTGCGGGAGCGCCATGGCGTGGTCCCCGGCGACCGGGTGGCGCTGTTCATGAAGAACGGCGTGGACTACCTGCCGCTGATGTACGGCATCTGGTGGAGCGGCGCCGTGGCGGTCCCCGTGAACGCCAAACTGCACGCCGCGGAAGCGGCCTGGATCGCCGGCAACGCGGAAAGCAAGCTGGTGATCACCGACGACGGCCACACTTTCCAGGATCGGCCCCTGGAGAGCGGCGTCGAACTGGCCGCCGGCGATCTGGTTGCCAGCGGCACGCCAACGGCCCGCACGCAACCTCCGCATCCGCGCCGTTCCGATGATCTGGCTTGGCTGTTCTATACCTCCGGCACCACCGGCCGCTCCAAAGGCGTCATGCTCTCCCACGGCAACCTGGTCGCCATGGCACTGTGCTACCCGGTGGATGTGGAGCCGGTAACCGGCGACGACGCCCTGCTCTACGCCGCGCCCATGTCCCACGGCGCGGGCCTGTATAACTTCATCTTCGTTCGCGCCGGCGCCCGCCATATCCTGCCGGTCTCGCGGGGCTTCGATGCCGCCGAGGTGCTGGACCTGGCCCGGCGGCTCGACCGGGTATCACTGTTCGCGGCGCCGACCATGGTCAAACGGATGGTGGCGGAAGCGCGCCGCCAGGGCGAGCACGGAGAAGGCCTGAAAAGCGTGGTCTACGGCGGCGCGCCGATGTACACCGCGGACATTCGCGACGCCCTTTCCGTGCTCGGCCCGCGTTTCATCCAGATCTACGGCCAGGGCGAAAGCCCGATGACCATCACCGCCCTGGACCGGCGGCACATCGCCGACCACGACGCCCCCGACTGGGAACGCCACCTGGCCTCCGTGGGACGCGCGCAATCCTGCGTCGACGTGCAGGTGGTGGATGCGCAAATGTGCCCTCTTCCCCCAGGGGAGCCCGGTGAAGTGGTGGTGCGCGGCCTCACCGTGATGGCGGGCTACTGGCGTAATGAAGACGCCAGCCGCGACACCCTGGTGGACGGCTGGCTGCGCACCGGGGACATCGGCTTCCTCGATGAGCAGGGCTTTCTGACCCTCACCGACCGCTCCAAGGACGTGATTATTTCCGGCGGCACCAACATTTATCCACGCGAGGTGGAAGAGGTACTGGCGCAGCACCCGGCCATCAGCGAGGTCTCGGTGATCGGTGAACAGGATCCGGAATGGGGTGAAATCGTGGTCGCCTTCGTGGTGGCCGACGACGTCCAGGCCGAAGACCTGAATCAATGGTTCAGCCAACGCATGGCCTCGTTCAAAAAGCCAAAGAAATATTACTTTTGCGACGACCTGCCGAAAAACAGCTACGGCAAAATTTTGAAGACCGAGCTGCGCAAACGAGTGGAGAGCCGAGTGGAGAGCGGCGCCACCGCTTCTCTCTGA
- the parE gene encoding DNA topoisomerase IV subunit B: MTNTYTSENIEVLSGLEPVRKRPGMYTDTTRPNHLIQEVVDNSVDEALAGHASSIRVTLLKDGGVEVEDDGRGMPVDLHPVQKKPGVEVILSTLHAGGKFSNNNYQFSGGLHGVGVSVVNALSRKLEVLVKRDGQLHHISFAGGEKTSELEVVDTVGKRNTGTLLRFWPDESYFDSPRISVARLRHLLRAKAVLCPGLAVTLENQATGETENWQFSDGLVEYLLESTRGWERVPAEPFDGAMKGDTEAVDWAVLWLPEGGELITESYVNLIPTPQGGTHVNGLRSGLLDALREFCEFRNLLPRGVKLTPEDIWDRACYVLSVKMQDPQFAGQTKERLSSRQTASFVSGVVKDAFSLWLNQHTTEAEQLAELCISNAQKRLRAARKVTRKKVTSGPALPGKLADCTSDDPAQTEIFLVEGDSAGGSAKQARDRVYQAIMPLRGKILNTWEVDPTEVLGSQEIHDIAVALGIEPGADDLSGLRYGKVCILADADSDGLHIATLLCALFLRHFPALVRDGHVFVAMPPLYRIDIGKDVYYALDKEEREGVLDRIKAEKKRGKVSVTRFKGLGEMNPMQLRETTMARDTRRLVRLTMTSGDDTHQLMDMLLSKKRASDRKSWLEEKGNLAEI; this comes from the coding sequence ATGACCAACACCTATACCTCAGAGAATATCGAGGTCCTTTCGGGCCTGGAGCCGGTGCGCAAGCGTCCCGGCATGTACACCGACACCACCCGCCCCAACCACCTGATCCAGGAAGTGGTGGACAACTCCGTCGACGAAGCCCTGGCCGGGCATGCGAGCAGTATCCGCGTCACCCTGCTCAAGGACGGCGGCGTGGAAGTGGAAGACGATGGCCGCGGCATGCCGGTGGATCTGCACCCGGTGCAGAAGAAGCCCGGCGTCGAAGTGATCCTCTCCACCCTGCACGCCGGCGGTAAGTTCTCCAACAATAACTACCAGTTCTCCGGCGGTTTGCACGGCGTCGGGGTTTCGGTGGTGAACGCCCTGTCACGCAAACTGGAAGTCCTGGTCAAACGGGACGGCCAGTTGCACCACATCAGCTTTGCCGGCGGCGAAAAGACCAGTGAGCTGGAAGTGGTCGATACCGTCGGCAAACGCAATACCGGCACTCTGCTGCGGTTCTGGCCGGATGAGAGCTATTTCGATTCGCCCAGGATCTCGGTGGCGCGTCTGCGTCACCTGCTGCGTGCCAAGGCGGTGTTGTGCCCGGGGCTGGCGGTGACACTGGAAAACCAGGCCACCGGCGAGACCGAGAACTGGCAGTTCAGTGATGGCCTGGTGGAGTATCTGCTGGAGAGTACCCGGGGCTGGGAGCGGGTACCGGCGGAGCCCTTCGATGGCGCCATGAAAGGCGATACCGAAGCGGTGGACTGGGCGGTGCTGTGGCTGCCGGAAGGCGGCGAGCTGATCACCGAGTCTTATGTGAACCTGATTCCTACCCCCCAGGGCGGTACCCATGTGAACGGGCTGCGTTCCGGCCTGCTGGACGCGCTGCGCGAATTCTGTGAATTCCGTAATTTATTGCCGCGTGGCGTGAAGCTGACCCCGGAAGACATCTGGGATCGGGCCTGCTACGTGCTCAGCGTGAAAATGCAGGACCCGCAGTTCGCCGGCCAGACCAAGGAACGGCTCAGTTCCCGGCAAACCGCCAGTTTCGTATCCGGGGTGGTCAAGGATGCGTTCTCGCTGTGGCTCAATCAGCACACCACCGAGGCGGAACAGCTGGCGGAGCTGTGTATCAGCAACGCCCAGAAACGCCTGCGCGCGGCGCGTAAGGTCACCCGCAAGAAAGTCACCAGTGGTCCGGCGTTGCCCGGCAAGCTGGCCGACTGCACCAGCGATGACCCGGCCCAAACCGAGATTTTCCTGGTGGAGGGGGATTCCGCCGGCGGTTCCGCCAAGCAGGCCCGGGACCGGGTTTACCAGGCGATCATGCCGCTGCGCGGCAAGATCCTGAACACCTGGGAAGTGGATCCGACGGAAGTGCTGGGCAGTCAGGAAATTCACGATATCGCCGTGGCCCTGGGCATCGAGCCGGGCGCCGACGACCTGTCCGGTCTGCGTTACGGCAAGGTCTGCATCCTTGCCGATGCCGATTCCGACGGCTTGCACATCGCCACCCTGCTGTGCGCGCTGTTCTTGCGTCATTTCCCGGCGCTGGTGCGCGACGGGCACGTTTTCGTGGCGATGCCGCCGCTGTATCGCATCGACATCGGCAAGGACGTCTATTACGCCCTGGATAAAGAAGAGCGGGAAGGCGTGCTGGATCGCATCAAGGCCGAGAAGAAACGCGGCAAGGTCAGCGTCACCCGCTTCAAGGGCCTCGGCGAGATGAATCCGATGCAGCTGCGGGAAACCACTATGGCCCGGGATACCCGCCGCCTGGTGCGATTGACCATGACCAGCGGCGACGACACCCATCAGCTCATGGACATGCTGCTCAGCAAGAAGCGCGCGTCCGACCGCAAGAGCTGGCTGGAAGAGAAGGGCAACCTGGCGGAAATATAG
- a CDS encoding DUF1428 domain-containing protein, whose translation MNYVDGFLLPLPKEDLDAYLEMSRKAGEVWKEYGAIDYVECVADDVPDGEVTSFPMSVKLEPGEVVVFSWITYASREERDRINEQVMQDPRIAGMDPATMPFDGKRMMWGGFRPVLSL comes from the coding sequence ATGAACTACGTGGACGGTTTCTTACTGCCTTTACCGAAAGAGGACCTGGACGCTTATCTGGAGATGTCCCGCAAGGCCGGAGAAGTGTGGAAGGAATACGGCGCCATCGATTACGTGGAATGCGTGGCCGATGATGTGCCGGACGGTGAAGTCACCTCCTTTCCCATGAGCGTCAAGCTGGAGCCCGGAGAAGTGGTGGTGTTCTCCTGGATCACCTACGCCTCGCGGGAGGAGCGGGATCGCATCAATGAGCAGGTGATGCAGGATCCGCGCATCGCCGGCATGGATCCGGCCACCATGCCCTTCGATGGCAAGCGGATGATGTGGGGCGGATTCCGGCCGGTGTTGAGCCTTTAA
- the parC gene encoding DNA topoisomerase IV subunit A, producing MADDFENFSLRDYTEKAYLDYSMYVILDRALPHLGDGLKPVQRRIVYAMSELGLKNTAKYKKSARTVGDVLGKYHPHGDSACYEAMVLMAQPFSYRYPLVDGQGNWGSQDDPKSFAAMRYTESKLAPYAETLLAELGQGTVEWAPNFDGTMDEPKLLPARLPNVLLNGTTGIAVGMSTDIPPHNLREVAQACIHLLKDPGASLDDLMEYIQGPDFPTEGEIITSRNDIIRMYSEGRGTLKQRAVYDREEGDIVVTALPYQVSGAKVLEQIADQMQKKKLPMVSDLRDESDHENPTRLVITPRSNRVDVEQLMAHLFATTDLEKNYRVNLNMIGIDGRPQVKSLDVILNEWLQFRMVTVRRRLQHRLDKVLDRLHILEGLLIAFLNIDEVIEIIRREDAPKPVLMERFGLSDKQAEAILELKLRHLAKLEEFKIKGERDDLSQERDNLEATLGSMAKMKKLVAKELEEDIVTYGDDRRSPLVERGEARAMDEADLLGSDPVTVVLSEKGWVRAAKGHDVDAEGLSYKSGDGFLTAAKGKSNQPVCFLDSTGRSYSLPAHTLPSARSQGEPLSGRVNPPSGARFVAAIMGKEKDAFLMSTDAGYGFVVRYADLLANKKAGKTVLTVPKGAKVMAPKPMPAIDQALIAVVSNEGRLLVFPAADLPEMARGKGNKMVSIPSARVADRVEFVQDIQVLGPEDALVVRSGKRHLKLKPADLEHYMGERGRRGAKLPRGFQNVDTMDVEPRD from the coding sequence ATGGCCGACGATTTCGAGAATTTTTCCCTCCGGGACTACACCGAGAAAGCGTACCTGGATTATTCCATGTACGTGATTCTGGACCGGGCCCTGCCGCACCTCGGCGATGGCCTGAAACCGGTGCAGCGTCGCATCGTCTATGCGATGAGCGAGCTGGGCCTGAAGAACACCGCCAAGTACAAAAAGTCCGCCCGTACCGTGGGCGACGTGCTGGGTAAGTACCACCCCCATGGCGACAGTGCCTGCTACGAGGCCATGGTGCTGATGGCGCAGCCGTTCAGTTATCGCTACCCGCTGGTGGACGGGCAGGGCAACTGGGGCAGCCAGGACGACCCCAAATCGTTCGCCGCCATGCGTTACACCGAGTCGAAGCTGGCGCCCTATGCCGAGACGCTGCTGGCGGAACTGGGCCAGGGCACGGTGGAATGGGCGCCGAACTTCGACGGCACCATGGACGAACCGAAACTGCTGCCGGCGCGTCTGCCCAATGTGCTGCTGAACGGCACCACCGGTATCGCCGTGGGCATGAGCACGGATATCCCGCCGCATAACCTGCGCGAAGTGGCTCAGGCCTGTATCCATCTGCTCAAGGACCCCGGTGCCTCCCTGGATGATCTGATGGAGTACATCCAGGGACCGGACTTCCCCACCGAAGGGGAAATCATCACTTCCCGCAACGACATCATCCGCATGTACTCGGAAGGTCGGGGAACGCTCAAGCAGCGCGCGGTTTACGACCGGGAAGAGGGGGACATCGTGGTCACCGCGCTGCCTTATCAGGTCTCCGGCGCCAAGGTGCTGGAGCAGATCGCCGATCAGATGCAGAAGAAAAAGCTGCCCATGGTCAGTGACCTGCGCGATGAATCCGACCATGAGAACCCCACCCGCCTGGTGATCACGCCGCGCTCCAACCGGGTGGACGTGGAGCAGTTGATGGCGCACCTGTTCGCCACCACCGATCTGGAAAAGAACTACCGGGTCAATCTGAACATGATCGGTATCGACGGGCGGCCGCAGGTGAAGAGCCTGGACGTGATCCTCAACGAGTGGCTGCAATTCCGTATGGTCACCGTGCGCCGCCGGCTGCAGCATCGACTCGACAAGGTGCTCGATCGACTGCACATCCTGGAAGGTTTGTTGATCGCCTTCCTCAATATCGATGAAGTGATCGAGATCATTCGTCGCGAGGACGCGCCCAAGCCGGTGCTGATGGAGCGCTTCGGGCTCTCCGACAAGCAGGCGGAAGCGATCCTGGAATTGAAGCTGCGTCATTTGGCGAAGCTGGAAGAATTCAAGATCAAGGGTGAGCGTGACGACCTGTCCCAGGAGCGCGACAACCTGGAGGCGACCCTCGGTTCCATGGCCAAGATGAAGAAACTGGTGGCCAAGGAGCTGGAAGAAGACATCGTCACTTACGGCGATGACCGCCGTTCCCCGCTGGTGGAGCGTGGCGAGGCCCGGGCCATGGACGAAGCGGATCTGCTGGGCTCGGACCCGGTCACCGTGGTGTTGTCCGAGAAAGGCTGGGTGCGTGCCGCCAAGGGCCACGATGTGGACGCGGAGGGGCTCAGCTATAAATCCGGTGATGGCTTCCTGACCGCCGCCAAGGGCAAATCCAACCAGCCGGTGTGCTTCCTCGATTCCACCGGCCGCAGCTACTCACTGCCGGCCCACACCCTGCCCAGCGCCCGCAGCCAGGGCGAGCCGTTGTCCGGGCGGGTGAATCCGCCTTCCGGAGCCCGGTTCGTGGCGGCGATCATGGGCAAGGAAAAAGACGCCTTCCTGATGAGCACCGACGCCGGCTACGGTTTCGTGGTCCGTTACGCTGATCTGCTTGCCAACAAGAAAGCCGGCAAGACCGTGCTGACCGTGCCCAAAGGCGCCAAGGTAATGGCGCCGAAGCCGATGCCGGCGATCGATCAGGCGCTGATCGCGGTGGTGTCCAACGAAGGCCGGCTGCTGGTGTTCCCGGCGGCGGATCTGCCGGAAATGGCCCGTGGCAAGGGTAACAAGATGGTCTCCATTCCGTCGGCGCGAGTGGCGGACCGGGTGGAATTCGTGCAGGACATCCAGGTGCTTGGCCCCGAGGATGCCCTGGTGGTGCGTTCCGGCAAGCGTCATTTGAAACTCAAACCCGCGGACCTGGAGCACTACATGGGAGAGCGGGGGCGCCGTGGCGCCAAGTTGCCGCGCGGTTTCCAGAATGTGGACACCATGGATGTGGAGCCCCGCGACTGA
- the dctP gene encoding TRAP transporter substrate-binding protein DctP, with translation MTIKRRDFLKGSAALAGAGMLSGLSVPAWSASTTRIKFDTYISETAGPSRLDSWFLDELEKRAGDAVKIRRFWAQSLNKVGEHLAAVRDATSEMSLISPGYYQAELPVTRGLDWYFRMQRADALQLVCRDLYQQFEPLRQEWEQRHRSKVMYWTNWYYAPLVTREPIRSLEDIKGKRIRGYGVATEVIERLGGTAVPMAAPEVYTALERGVLDGVYGFDFMTSIAYKLHEIAPYFTDLGDGPHAPAATIMSMSTWNELPDKVQGICNELVEEIYAGKYTEIYGATSREYVKTALKEGAKFSSLSDAEKAEAKGLIQPAQVEGWIERVAKPANIDGARMQALVDAAIAKHDANGTLERPIELAAER, from the coding sequence ATGACAATAAAAAGAAGGGATTTCCTCAAAGGCAGCGCCGCCCTCGCCGGCGCCGGCATGCTGAGCGGTTTGTCGGTACCGGCCTGGTCCGCGTCCACCACCCGCATCAAGTTCGATACCTACATTTCCGAAACCGCCGGCCCTTCGCGCCTGGACAGCTGGTTCCTCGACGAACTGGAAAAACGCGCCGGCGACGCGGTGAAAATTCGCCGTTTCTGGGCCCAATCGCTGAACAAGGTCGGCGAGCATCTGGCGGCGGTCCGCGACGCCACGTCCGAAATGTCCCTGATTTCCCCCGGCTACTATCAGGCGGAACTGCCGGTGACCCGGGGCCTGGACTGGTATTTCCGCATGCAGCGCGCCGACGCCCTGCAGCTGGTGTGCCGCGATCTGTACCAGCAGTTCGAGCCGCTGCGTCAGGAGTGGGAGCAACGGCACCGGTCCAAGGTGATGTACTGGACCAACTGGTATTACGCCCCTCTGGTGACCCGCGAACCGATCCGCTCCCTGGAGGACATCAAGGGCAAACGGATTCGCGGCTACGGCGTGGCCACGGAAGTGATCGAGCGCCTCGGCGGCACCGCCGTGCCGATGGCGGCACCGGAAGTTTACACCGCCCTGGAACGGGGTGTTCTGGACGGCGTCTACGGTTTCGATTTCATGACCTCCATTGCTTACAAGCTGCATGAAATCGCGCCCTACTTCACCGACCTGGGCGACGGCCCTCATGCTCCCGCCGCCACCATCATGAGCATGAGCACCTGGAACGAACTGCCGGACAAGGTGCAGGGGATCTGCAACGAGCTGGTGGAAGAGATTTACGCTGGCAAGTACACCGAAATCTACGGCGCCACTTCCCGGGAGTATGTAAAAACCGCGCTCAAGGAAGGCGCCAAATTCTCCTCGCTCAGCGATGCCGAGAAAGCCGAAGCCAAGGGACTGATCCAACCGGCCCAGGTGGAGGGCTGGATCGAACGGGTAGCCAAACCGGCCAACATCGACGGCGCCAGGATGCAGGCGCTGGTGGACGCGGCCATCGCCAAGCACGACGCCAACGGTACCCTGGAGCGGCCTATAGAACTGGCGGCGGAGCGGTAA
- a CDS encoding YqiA/YcfP family alpha/beta fold hydrolase, producing MTETSLIYIHGFNSSPRSHKAGLLRQVFEAAGAGHRLHIPALEPQPKRAMAALEAEIAGAGPVALLGSSLGGFYATWLAEHHDLPAVLVNPVVRPWALLDKYTGINHNYHTGQAYDFDPAWLDELKRYEVPEVSKPERMLLLTQTGDESLDWTDGWEYYADCHRYCGLGGSHGFDDFDAFIPLVLRFCGIRLTSGL from the coding sequence ATGACCGAAACCTCGTTGATCTACATCCACGGTTTCAACAGCTCGCCGCGGTCCCACAAAGCAGGGCTGTTGCGGCAGGTATTCGAGGCCGCCGGCGCCGGGCACCGCCTGCATATCCCGGCTCTGGAGCCCCAGCCCAAACGGGCCATGGCCGCGCTGGAGGCGGAAATCGCCGGTGCCGGTCCGGTGGCCCTGCTGGGGTCGTCCCTGGGGGGGTTCTACGCCACCTGGCTGGCGGAGCACCACGATTTGCCCGCGGTGCTGGTGAATCCGGTGGTTCGCCCCTGGGCACTACTGGACAAATACACAGGTATCAATCATAACTATCACACCGGCCAGGCCTATGACTTTGATCCGGCTTGGCTTGATGAACTCAAGCGTTACGAGGTACCGGAGGTCAGCAAGCCCGAGCGCATGCTGCTGCTGACACAAACCGGGGATGAGTCCCTGGATTGGACCGACGGCTGGGAATACTATGCCGACTGCCATCGCTACTGCGGGTTGGGCGGCAGCCACGGGTTCGATGACTTCGATGCCTTTATTCCGTTAGTGTTGCGCTTTTGTGGAATTCGCCTGACGTCCGGCCTGTGA
- a CDS encoding acyltransferase: MRAMLTGVTTALLLLLNTLILIGPMMVVALLKLVLPGKTLRNRCSRGVMWIAETWAGICKAIFSLMTPTCWEVRGAEGLRRNTSYLVVSNHQSWVDIPALVQVLNGQVPYFKFFLKKELIWVPFLGLAFWALDYPFMKRYTKSYLKKHPELLGKDLEITKAACEKFKDMPVTVVNYLEGTRRTPEKQARQNSPFKHLLKPKAGGVAFVLAALGDSLDALLDVTIVYPHDTPPGFWDLISGRVERVIVDLRMRELDPALWQGDYENDPKFRTVIQRWVNDLWREKDALIDELADRNPSSVSPATRKAS; the protein is encoded by the coding sequence ATGCGTGCCATGTTGACCGGTGTTACCACCGCCCTGTTGTTACTGCTGAATACGCTGATCCTGATCGGGCCGATGATGGTGGTCGCCCTGCTCAAACTGGTTTTGCCGGGCAAGACCCTGCGTAACCGCTGTTCCCGCGGCGTCATGTGGATCGCCGAGACCTGGGCGGGGATCTGCAAGGCGATTTTCTCTTTGATGACGCCGACCTGCTGGGAAGTGCGCGGCGCAGAGGGGCTGCGCCGAAACACCTCCTATCTGGTGGTCAGCAACCATCAATCCTGGGTGGACATTCCGGCGCTGGTGCAAGTGCTCAATGGGCAAGTGCCCTACTTCAAATTTTTTCTCAAGAAAGAGCTGATCTGGGTGCCGTTTCTGGGGCTGGCGTTCTGGGCGCTGGATTACCCGTTCATGAAACGCTACACCAAGAGCTATCTGAAGAAGCACCCGGAATTACTCGGTAAGGACCTGGAAATCACCAAAGCCGCCTGCGAAAAATTCAAGGATATGCCGGTGACGGTGGTGAATTACCTGGAGGGGACTCGGCGTACCCCGGAGAAGCAGGCCCGGCAAAACTCCCCCTTCAAGCATCTGCTCAAACCCAAGGCCGGCGGCGTCGCCTTTGTGCTGGCGGCGCTGGGTGACAGCCTGGACGCCCTGCTGGATGTGACCATCGTCTACCCGCATGACACACCGCCGGGCTTCTGGGATCTGATCAGCGGCCGGGTGGAACGGGTCATCGTGGACCTGCGCATGCGTGAGCTGGATCCGGCGTTGTGGCAGGGGGACTACGAGAACGACCCCAAATTCCGTACCGTGATTCAACGGTGGGTCAACGATTTGTGGCGGGAAAAAGACGCCTTGATTGATGAGCTGGCGGATCGCAACCCGAGCAGTGTGAGTCCCGCGACCCGCAAGGCCTCCTAG
- a CDS encoding acetyl-CoA acetyltransferase, translating into MTQQDHSVAIVASGHTRFGRLNDTTLEDLIVEASREALDDAQVDASDIDQIFLGHFNSGMVPDGFPASLVLQADPGLRFTPASRCENACASGAAAVFAGINAIRSGAADLVLVVGAEKMTANSTADVTRALAGAGYQNDPREAGLSFPQVFGVAARAYQERYGDPLAAMARIAEKNHGNAMDNPLAQMHRPLSFDECNTVSEQNPMIADPLRLTDCSLITDGAAAIVLASAERARDFPRQVAIRSAVQVNDLLPMNSRNFLAFEGPRRALSQAYQQAGVTLEDLHFAEVHDCFTIAELLIYEAMGLAPAGQGARALEEGTVFADGRLPVNLSGGLKAKGHPVGATGVSMHALAFRQLTGQAVGRARPGAETGLIFNMGGAAVANYASVLQAKRA; encoded by the coding sequence ATGACTCAGCAGGACCACTCCGTCGCCATTGTCGCCAGCGGTCATACCCGCTTCGGTCGCCTCAACGACACCACCCTGGAAGACCTGATCGTCGAAGCCAGCCGCGAGGCGCTCGACGACGCCCAGGTGGACGCCAGCGACATCGATCAGATTTTTCTCGGCCATTTCAACTCCGGCATGGTCCCGGATGGCTTCCCCGCCTCGCTGGTATTGCAGGCGGATCCCGGACTGCGCTTCACTCCCGCCAGCCGCTGCGAAAACGCCTGCGCCTCCGGCGCCGCGGCGGTGTTCGCTGGTATCAACGCGATCCGTTCCGGCGCCGCCGACCTGGTACTGGTGGTGGGCGCGGAGAAGATGACCGCCAACAGCACCGCCGATGTCACCCGCGCCCTGGCTGGCGCCGGCTATCAGAACGACCCGCGCGAAGCCGGGCTCAGTTTTCCGCAGGTATTCGGCGTCGCCGCCCGCGCCTACCAGGAGCGTTACGGCGACCCGCTGGCGGCCATGGCCCGCATCGCCGAGAAGAACCACGGCAACGCCATGGACAACCCGCTGGCGCAAATGCACCGGCCTCTCAGTTTTGACGAGTGCAACACTGTCTCGGAACAGAACCCGATGATCGCCGACCCGCTTCGGCTCACCGACTGCTCGCTGATCACCGACGGCGCCGCCGCCATCGTGCTCGCCTCGGCGGAGCGGGCCCGGGACTTCCCTCGCCAGGTGGCGATTCGCTCGGCGGTGCAGGTGAACGATCTGCTGCCAATGAACAGCCGCAACTTCCTCGCCTTCGAAGGCCCGCGACGGGCTTTGTCCCAGGCTTACCAGCAAGCCGGGGTGACCCTGGAGGATCTGCATTTCGCCGAGGTCCATGACTGCTTCACCATCGCTGAACTGTTGATCTACGAAGCCATGGGCCTCGCCCCCGCTGGCCAGGGTGCCCGCGCGTTGGAGGAAGGCACCGTATTCGCCGACGGCCGTCTGCCGGTCAACCTGTCCGGGGGGCTCAAGGCCAAGGGACATCCGGTGGGCGCCACCGGCGTCTCCATGCACGCCCTGGCGTTCCGGCAACTCACCGGCCAGGCCGTCGGACGGGCCCGTCCCGGTGCCGAAACCGGCCTGATTTTCAACATGGGCGGTGCCGCCGTGGCCAATTACGCCTCGGTGCTGCAGGCGAAGAGGGCCTGA